One Cryobacterium psychrophilum DNA segment encodes these proteins:
- a CDS encoding HNH endonuclease signature motif containing protein, whose amino-acid sequence MFTTVKSGAEMVALLLQAGELVTAALAGVQFSLLDDDDALSVMGALEAVGRRVDGGRISSAANVAFRADSGLGHDSLAWKNGCRGKFELITGVTRISSSEAKRRMRLGGTITGVSSATSGLVGQVMPVRHPAVAESLAAGELGIDAADVIVTALEQISTRVAPDDLDRAERALVASATGAITPETEGLPGAGIAFSADLIRAQAHEWAAMLDPDGAAPSDDKTAAKSTFGFGLLRDGLYPLRGGVTPDLRGVMNGVFNTFLSAHAAPAFPSAEDQARLEAGELIPGAEEAVDDRTGGEKCADILRAVFEKTARDPKTPTMGGAAPVVMVHVNARDLKNGRGVGWIDGVDAPISLRSVNQRLCAGGYQQVIIGDDGHVLHLGAKERFFSPAQRRAIAARDGGCVIPGCKIAAAWCEVHHVIPWQSHGLTDVENGVLLCWFHHHTIDTAGWDIRMINGRPHLRGPVLFDPTRTWRPAASHRANTPSADPPWSRI is encoded by the coding sequence ATGTTCACGACGGTGAAGTCCGGAGCTGAGATGGTCGCCCTGCTACTGCAGGCCGGCGAACTCGTCACGGCCGCCCTCGCCGGAGTGCAATTCAGCCTCCTCGATGACGACGACGCACTCAGCGTGATGGGCGCGTTGGAAGCCGTGGGGCGTCGGGTGGATGGTGGCCGGATCAGCTCCGCGGCCAACGTGGCTTTTCGCGCCGACTCCGGGCTCGGTCATGACTCGCTCGCGTGGAAGAACGGATGCCGCGGCAAGTTCGAACTGATCACCGGGGTGACGCGTATCTCCAGTAGCGAGGCGAAGCGGCGGATGCGCCTCGGCGGCACCATCACCGGGGTCTCGTCCGCGACCAGCGGCCTGGTCGGACAAGTCATGCCGGTGCGGCACCCCGCCGTCGCCGAGAGTCTGGCCGCCGGGGAACTCGGCATCGACGCCGCCGACGTCATCGTGACCGCTCTGGAGCAGATTTCGACCCGGGTCGCCCCGGACGACCTCGACCGGGCCGAACGCGCCCTGGTTGCCTCCGCCACCGGGGCGATCACCCCCGAGACCGAAGGACTCCCGGGCGCGGGGATCGCGTTCAGTGCCGACCTCATTCGGGCGCAGGCCCACGAATGGGCGGCGATGCTCGACCCTGATGGGGCGGCGCCGAGCGACGACAAGACGGCCGCGAAGAGCACGTTCGGGTTCGGGCTCCTGCGGGATGGGCTGTATCCGCTGCGCGGCGGCGTGACGCCCGACCTTCGCGGCGTGATGAACGGCGTGTTCAACACGTTCCTGTCAGCCCACGCGGCACCGGCGTTTCCGTCGGCGGAGGACCAGGCGCGCCTGGAGGCCGGGGAACTCATCCCCGGCGCCGAAGAAGCCGTCGACGACCGCACCGGCGGCGAGAAGTGCGCCGACATTCTGCGGGCGGTGTTCGAGAAGACCGCCCGAGACCCGAAAACCCCGACCATGGGCGGCGCGGCGCCCGTCGTGATGGTGCACGTGAACGCCCGCGACCTGAAGAACGGTCGCGGCGTCGGCTGGATCGACGGCGTGGACGCCCCGATCAGCCTCCGCAGCGTAAACCAGCGGCTGTGCGCGGGCGGCTACCAGCAGGTCATCATCGGCGACGACGGCCACGTACTGCACCTGGGAGCGAAGGAACGATTCTTCAGCCCCGCCCAGCGCCGCGCGATCGCCGCCCGCGACGGCGGCTGCGTCATCCCCGGCTGCAAAATCGCCGCCGCCTGGTGCGAAGTACACCACGTGATCCCGTGGCAATCCCACGGACTTACCGACGTGGAAAACGGTGTGCTGCTGTGCTGGTTCCACCACCACACCATTGACACCGCCGGGTGGGACATTCGAATGATCAACGGGAGGCCCCACCTGCGCGGTCCCGTGCTCTTCGACCCCACCCGAACCTGGCGACCAGCGGCCAGCCACCGCGCGAACACCCCGAGTGCCGATCCACCGTGGAGCAGGATTTAG
- a CDS encoding RecQ family ATP-dependent DNA helicase, producing the protein MTDTRASALEILRTLVGRPDADFHEGQFEAIETLVDQRRRALVVQRTGWGKSAVYFVATLLLRRQGAGPTILVSPLLALMRDQVAAAARAGVRAVSINSSNAHEWGEVLQKVQRDEVDVLLVSPERLNNPSFRDEQLPTLIARVGLLVVDEAHCISDWGHDFRPDYRRLRDLIAQMPAGVPVLATTATANSRVVTDVAEQIAQANTGLPPGSAVSPVVTIRGPLARTSLRLGVLRLPDSRARLAWLLSHLGELPGSGIIYTLTVSAAEDTARLLRDAGHVVRSYTGQTDTTEREESEGLLKKNEVKALVATSALGMGFDKPDLGFVLHLGAPSSPVAYYQQVGRAGRATANADVLLLPGTEDEAIWHYFATASMPNQAKAEAVLGALTENGPSPLSTPALETRVDLRRTPLELLLKVLDVDGAVRRVKGGWVATGEPWVYDRDRYERIAAARLTEQRAMLEFESTTGCRMEFLQRALDDDTAVPCGRCDNCTAPWYPQDVREEAASAATASLDRVGVTLDARAQWPTGMASLGVTASGKIALGDRLSEGRALARLTDLGWGGALREIFEGTGPDTPATTAMTAACIRVLAEWKWHERPVAVVSMPSRRHPLLIDSVARTLSEVGRLPWLGDLGLSNGGPTGTSGGNSAYRLSNVWDRFEVGAELAAALEPFAGRPILLVDDVADSRWTLTVAGRELRRAGASAVLPFTLALRS; encoded by the coding sequence ATGACTGATACCCGGGCATCCGCTCTCGAAATTCTTCGCACGCTCGTGGGGCGTCCCGACGCGGATTTTCACGAGGGCCAGTTCGAGGCCATCGAGACCCTCGTCGATCAGCGGCGCCGCGCCCTCGTTGTGCAACGCACCGGCTGGGGCAAGTCGGCCGTGTACTTCGTGGCCACCCTGTTGCTGCGCCGCCAGGGAGCAGGACCCACCATCCTGGTATCGCCGTTGCTCGCGCTCATGCGTGACCAGGTTGCCGCCGCCGCACGCGCCGGCGTGCGCGCGGTCTCGATCAATTCGTCGAACGCCCACGAGTGGGGCGAGGTACTCCAGAAAGTTCAGCGCGACGAGGTCGACGTGCTCCTCGTCTCCCCCGAGCGTCTGAACAACCCGTCGTTCCGTGATGAACAGCTCCCGACGCTCATCGCCCGGGTGGGCCTGCTCGTGGTCGATGAGGCGCACTGCATTTCGGACTGGGGCCACGATTTTCGCCCCGACTACCGGCGCCTGCGTGATCTCATTGCCCAGATGCCCGCCGGTGTTCCCGTTCTCGCCACGACGGCCACCGCGAACAGCCGGGTGGTGACCGACGTCGCGGAGCAGATTGCCCAGGCGAACACCGGGTTGCCTCCCGGCTCTGCCGTCAGCCCTGTGGTCACCATTCGCGGGCCCCTCGCCCGCACGTCACTGCGCCTCGGGGTGCTGCGACTGCCGGATTCCCGCGCCCGGCTCGCCTGGCTGCTGAGCCACCTCGGTGAACTTCCCGGAAGCGGCATCATCTATACGCTCACGGTTTCTGCGGCTGAAGACACCGCACGACTGCTGCGCGACGCCGGCCACGTCGTGCGCTCGTACACGGGCCAGACCGACACCACCGAGAGGGAAGAATCGGAGGGCCTGCTCAAGAAAAATGAGGTGAAGGCTCTCGTCGCCACGAGCGCCCTCGGCATGGGTTTCGACAAGCCCGACCTCGGTTTCGTGCTGCACCTCGGGGCGCCATCCTCGCCCGTCGCCTACTACCAGCAGGTGGGCCGCGCGGGGCGTGCCACGGCGAACGCCGACGTGTTGCTGCTGCCCGGCACTGAAGATGAAGCCATCTGGCACTACTTCGCCACCGCATCGATGCCCAACCAGGCCAAGGCGGAAGCCGTGCTGGGTGCCCTCACCGAGAACGGGCCGTCTCCCCTCTCGACGCCGGCTCTCGAAACGCGCGTCGACCTGCGCCGCACCCCGCTTGAGCTGCTGCTCAAGGTGCTCGACGTCGACGGCGCCGTGCGTCGCGTGAAGGGCGGCTGGGTCGCGACGGGAGAACCGTGGGTCTACGACCGGGACCGTTACGAGCGCATCGCCGCCGCGCGACTCACCGAGCAACGCGCCATGCTGGAATTCGAAAGCACAACGGGCTGCCGCATGGAGTTTCTCCAGCGAGCCCTCGACGATGACACGGCAGTGCCCTGCGGGCGCTGCGACAACTGCACCGCACCGTGGTATCCGCAGGACGTGCGCGAAGAAGCCGCGAGCGCCGCGACCGCCTCGCTCGACCGCGTTGGCGTCACCCTCGACGCCCGCGCCCAGTGGCCCACGGGAATGGCCAGCCTCGGCGTAACCGCTTCCGGCAAGATCGCGCTCGGTGATCGACTGTCCGAAGGTCGAGCGCTCGCGCGGCTCACCGACCTCGGCTGGGGCGGCGCCCTGCGCGAAATCTTTGAGGGCACCGGCCCGGACACCCCGGCAACGACCGCCATGACGGCCGCGTGCATCCGGGTGCTCGCCGAGTGGAAATGGCACGAACGCCCGGTCGCCGTGGTGAGCATGCCGTCCCGGCGGCATCCGCTGCTCATTGACTCGGTCGCCCGCACATTGTCTGAGGTGGGCCGGTTGCCGTGGCTCGGCGATCTGGGCCTGTCGAACGGGGGTCCCACGGGAACGTCCGGCGGTAACAGCGCGTATCGACTCTCCAACGTCTGGGATCGCTTTGAGGTGGGCGCGGAGCTGGCTGCGGCTCTCGAACCCTTCGCCGGACGCCCGATTCTGCTCGTCGATGATGTGGCTGACAGCCGCTGGACGCTGACGGTGGCGGGCCGTGAGTTGCGCCGGGCGGGGGCCTCGGCGGTGCTGCCCTTCACGCTCGCCCTGCGCTCGTAG
- a CDS encoding amino acid ABC transporter permease — MIQPNWELFFTSFLPLLDGAIRGTIPLALMSFAIGLVLALALALMRLSARRWISGIARVYISIVRGTPLLVQLFVIFYGLPSVGLLIDPWPSAVVAFSINVGGYAAEVIRAAILSVPKGQWEAAYMIGMTRARALTRIILPQAARVSVPPLSNTFISLVKDTSLASLILVTELFREAQQVAAFSQEFMLLYLEAALIYWVICLVLSTGQGFLEKRLDRYVAR; from the coding sequence ATGATCCAGCCCAATTGGGAGTTGTTCTTCACCTCCTTCCTTCCCCTGCTGGACGGGGCCATTCGGGGCACGATCCCGCTTGCCCTCATGTCATTCGCGATCGGGCTCGTGCTTGCCCTCGCCCTCGCCCTGATGCGTCTCTCGGCCCGCCGGTGGATCTCCGGGATCGCCCGCGTGTACATATCGATCGTTCGCGGCACTCCCCTGCTGGTGCAGCTGTTCGTGATTTTCTATGGACTTCCGTCGGTGGGCCTTCTCATCGACCCGTGGCCCAGCGCCGTTGTCGCCTTCTCCATCAACGTGGGCGGTTACGCCGCCGAGGTGATTCGTGCGGCGATCCTGTCGGTACCGAAGGGGCAGTGGGAAGCCGCGTACATGATCGGCATGACCCGCGCGCGCGCCCTCACCCGCATCATCCTCCCGCAGGCGGCGCGGGTGTCGGTGCCCCCGCTCTCCAACACCTTCATCAGTCTCGTGAAGGACACCTCCCTCGCCTCACTGATCCTGGTCACCGAGCTGTTCCGGGAGGCGCAGCAGGTCGCGGCGTTCAGCCAGGAGTTCATGCTTCTGTATCTGGAGGCCGCACTCATCTACTGGGTCATCTGCCTCGTGCTCTCCACTGGCCAGGGTTTCCTCGAAAAGCGATTGGACCGTTATGTCGCCCGCTGA
- a CDS encoding amino acid ABC transporter ATP-binding protein, protein MSPADPSPALLTVRGLQKSFGKNNVLSSIDLEVNRGNVLALIGPSGSGKTTILRCLNGLELADGGSIDVAGELALSFETTPSKKSLTVLRDRSAMVFQHYNLFPHKTVLENVVEGPVVVQRRPVAEARAEALALLARVGLTDKQNSYPFELSGGQQQRVGIVRALALRPQLLLFDEPTSALDPELVGDVLRLIKELAGEGWTMVIVTHELEFAREVAHEVAFVDGGHIVERGDPKELLRNPQNERTQQFLHRLLHPF, encoded by the coding sequence ATGTCGCCCGCTGATCCGTCTCCGGCACTGCTCACCGTGCGTGGCCTGCAAAAGAGCTTCGGCAAGAACAACGTGCTGTCGTCGATCGACCTGGAGGTGAACCGCGGTAACGTGCTCGCGCTTATCGGGCCGTCGGGGTCGGGCAAGACCACCATTCTGCGTTGCCTCAACGGGCTCGAACTCGCCGACGGCGGCAGCATTGACGTCGCCGGGGAGCTCGCTCTCAGCTTCGAAACGACGCCGTCGAAGAAATCGCTCACCGTCCTCCGGGACCGGTCGGCGATGGTATTCCAGCACTACAATCTCTTCCCGCACAAGACCGTGTTGGAGAACGTGGTGGAGGGGCCGGTCGTCGTTCAACGGCGCCCCGTCGCCGAGGCACGGGCAGAGGCCCTCGCTCTGCTCGCCCGCGTTGGACTCACGGACAAGCAGAACAGCTATCCCTTTGAGCTCTCCGGCGGTCAGCAGCAGCGGGTTGGGATCGTGCGCGCCCTCGCGCTGCGGCCACAGCTTCTGCTCTTTGACGAGCCAACCTCCGCCCTTGACCCGGAACTCGTCGGCGACGTGCTGCGTCTCATCAAGGAGCTCGCGGGTGAGGGATGGACCATGGTCATCGTGACTCACGAACTCGAATTCGCCCGCGAAGTCGCCCACGAAGTCGCCTTCGTTGACGGCGGCCACATCGTGGAACGCGGCGACCCCAAGGAACTGCTGCGAAACCCCCAGAACGAGCGCACCCAGCAGTTCCTGCACCGCCTGCTGCACCCCTTCTAA
- a CDS encoding Pr6Pr family membrane protein — MLRLGMGLLLLAAVATQVIDESVHDSFVPGEYFSYFTILSALMTGVVLLLAGVVTLTRSTDSTAFTTVRLAVLSYMVVTGVVYAALLRGVPTDGYAGIAWPNEALHVWAPIFIAFDWLFSPGRVRLAWKSLWLVLIYPVVWLAFTLARGGVTDWYPYPFLDPALPAGWSGVALYIVGIAVFIVAVAAGGLGAERLAQGFRTLK; from the coding sequence GTGCTGCGCCTGGGGATGGGCCTGCTCCTGCTGGCTGCCGTTGCCACGCAGGTGATCGACGAGTCGGTTCACGATTCCTTCGTGCCCGGCGAGTACTTCAGTTACTTCACCATTCTGTCGGCCCTCATGACCGGTGTCGTGCTTCTTCTGGCCGGTGTGGTCACGTTGACGCGCAGCACGGATTCGACGGCGTTCACGACGGTACGCCTCGCGGTGCTCTCCTACATGGTGGTGACCGGGGTCGTCTATGCGGCGCTACTGCGGGGCGTGCCGACCGATGGTTATGCCGGTATCGCCTGGCCCAATGAGGCGCTCCACGTGTGGGCACCGATTTTCATTGCATTCGATTGGCTCTTCTCCCCCGGTCGCGTACGGCTGGCATGGAAAAGCCTGTGGCTCGTGCTCATCTATCCCGTTGTGTGGCTCGCATTCACCCTCGCCCGTGGGGGTGTCACCGACTGGTATCCGTACCCATTTCTGGATCCAGCGCTGCCGGCCGGCTGGTCGGGCGTCGCGCTGTACATTGTGGGGATCGCGGTGTTCATCGTGGCCGTGG
- a CDS encoding amino acid ABC transporter substrate-binding protein, translating to MKLTLPTAALLTAVALTFTGCAASGSGSTSETGADTSLSAVQDAGVLTVGTEGTYRPFSFHEDGSGKLTGYDVDVVTAVAEEIGVSVAFEETQWDAIFAGLTAGRFDVIANQVSITPERTEAYTFSTPYTYSTGVIVVPTDNTSITSFESLSGKKTAQSLTSNWNTLATESGAIVEGVEGWAQSVALVEQGRVDATINDKLTFLDYKKQTGADGLKIAAETSDRSESAFAIAKGGTALATAIDTALATLKENGTLATISDKYFGADVSQ from the coding sequence ATGAAGCTCACGCTCCCCACAGCAGCACTCCTCACAGCGGTCGCCCTTACTTTCACCGGCTGCGCCGCTTCGGGTAGCGGTTCGACCTCCGAGACCGGCGCCGACACGTCGCTCAGCGCCGTGCAGGACGCCGGCGTGCTGACCGTGGGGACCGAGGGAACCTACCGACCGTTCTCGTTCCATGAAGACGGCTCGGGAAAGCTCACCGGCTACGACGTCGACGTCGTCACGGCCGTCGCCGAGGAAATCGGGGTATCGGTCGCCTTCGAGGAGACCCAATGGGACGCCATCTTCGCCGGCCTGACCGCCGGCCGCTTCGACGTGATCGCGAACCAGGTGTCCATCACGCCGGAGCGCACGGAGGCCTACACGTTCTCGACGCCCTACACCTACTCGACCGGCGTGATTGTGGTTCCCACCGACAACACGTCCATCACCTCCTTCGAGAGCCTGTCCGGCAAGAAAACGGCCCAGTCGCTCACCAGCAACTGGAACACTCTCGCGACCGAGAGCGGTGCCATCGTCGAAGGTGTTGAGGGGTGGGCGCAGTCCGTCGCGCTCGTCGAGCAGGGTCGAGTGGATGCCACGATCAACGACAAGCTCACGTTCCTCGACTACAAGAAGCAGACCGGTGCAGACGGCCTGAAGATCGCCGCCGAGACGAGCGACCGTTCGGAGAGCGCGTTTGCGATCGCCAAGGGCGGCACGGCACTGGCGACCGCCATTGACACGGCGTTGGCCACGTTGAAAGAGAATGGAACCCTGGCCACGATCTCCGACAAGTACTTCGGCGCGGACGTCAGCCAGTAA